From the Desulfurella sp. genome, one window contains:
- the tsaB gene encoding tRNA (adenosine(37)-N6)-threonylcarbamoyltransferase complex dimerization subunit type 1 TsaB: MQAPAQNNNNIAFAIDGSSESLSMAFFKDESLIDSIFIEKAIHSVAIISTFDALLKKNNLNLSDIKSLYVTIGPGRYSSLRVTLSTIKGLFFGFCGLVYCINSIDLIAANCYNKNSIVVIKKTSKG; the protein is encoded by the coding sequence ATGCAAGCGCCAGCACAAAATAATAATAATATTGCTTTTGCAATTGACGGATCATCCGAATCGCTTAGTATGGCTTTTTTCAAAGATGAATCATTGATTGATTCTATCTTTATAGAAAAAGCCATACATTCTGTTGCAATTATTTCTACATTTGATGCTTTATTAAAAAAAAACAATTTGAATTTGTCCGATATCAAAAGCCTGTATGTAACAATTGGTCCTGGAAGATATAGTAGCCTTAGAGTTACACTTTCTACTATAAAAGGTTTGTTTTTTGGATTTTGTGGTCTAGTGTACTGCATAAATTCTATTGATTTAATAGCTGCAAATTGCTATAATAAAAACTCTATAGTGGTTATAAAAAAAACATCTAAAGG